A window of the Acanthochromis polyacanthus isolate Apoly-LR-REF ecotype Palm Island chromosome 10, KAUST_Apoly_ChrSc, whole genome shotgun sequence genome harbors these coding sequences:
- the f8 gene encoding coagulation factor VIII — MERTGAITATLVLLLPLICCSGGETQKSAVREYYIAAVEIGWDYIYLDETDPALDQRWRSKGIRQKYIKAVYREYTDSTYSVPVPRPAWTGIQGPVIVAQAGDRVVVHFKNLASQPYSISPVGITYWKQSEGAGYDDSTAGQEKEDDAISPGGYYEYVWDINYKDSPTPSDPDCLTYSYSSQVDTVRDVNSGLIGALLICKPSAFMDGQRKYPAFVLLFAVFDETKSWYGEVGERLSREKFKRSDGRKEYHTINGYVNSTLPGLTVCQGRRPVFWHMIGVGTAPEIHSIQFQDHSLQVLSHRKVTVEVTPMTFITAEMRATSAGRFLINCQINSHHHDGMNALFNVEKCPEPVTPPVPDVRQVKQNYDEDYYDDLFNFQPKKPQVQARASRGQQSKTWVHYIAAEEVTWDYAPHLEPTDSNLQSKYLPAAPHHLDYKYKKVVYAEYTDGSFTQRKNPDNTLLGPILKGKVNDQLHIIFRNLASHPFNIFPNGLTKIIPLQKTTNAAQQDLRSMGVPPNGTFGYIWSLTTDDGPLEEDPPCLTQLYQSTVSLEKDLASGLVGTLLICKSDTIDVRGNLLGPDKKFSLVFAVFDENRSWYFDENMQQSNQKSFNITDPEFYNSNVIYSVNGIMFSQRQFVMCQTDVPFWHVANVGAQSDFLSVYFTGNLFQYQGSYRSVLTLFPMTAVTVPMETELIGEWEISAFDGSLKSRGMSIRYTVRPCNNAGLPLADHDDDDDDISDYFDKLDFGPRGFRPQNRTMLVRVCNNTQSVNISGQNDTQTEGTGEACQLRKVTVTSAEEGKSPLEGGIPQDILDDIEKDDELTAPQNQTEPLENRGSRLRRQTDGNWTDGDVSSGAFEDAGTTITSVVEVTENITDSEAEVKREVKSEMPSKANATTVGLEESNEILLGSEPLLSEEFSTVELSNLEDMDQNLLPQNNVKMEPEKLTDAVMGLKPNFTAANTNTTRMDLSLEYDDYNQEMNGTSEIFGTNSINPRSGGGPHGHFYYIAAEEITWDYGIRKPHQLIQPREMRRGMRKFLPEYKKVVFRAYEDERFLKPVNRGELEEHLGIMGPFIRTKIDDVLTVIFKNKAQRPYSFHLHGVYDRSQGAGVAQTSSSSAPPGVPGEPVPPGEARTYNWKVTRKQGPTDPKFDCKTGAYYSTVDKERDLHSGLIGPLVICKSDTLKTNGKAQQDLREFSLLFHTFDETKSWYLEENLQRYCAPPCQVNTEDPWYHTSNKFAAINGYVAETLPGLRVAQRQLVRWHLLNVGSDREYHAVHFHGLPFTVHAQQEHRMGVYSLFPGVFGTVEMEPPTVGTWLVECSIGDNQLAGMRAKLMVYNPGCVMRLGMKSGWIEDSQITASDHIDSWEPSLARLDQSGYINAWMGRNSKSWIQVDLQRPTLLHGLLTQGVRSKLRDHYITFFTVSYSLDQESWTTYIGNNTRQTSRFRGNRDSSRVKENRFFPPLVARYIRIHPYQFVQRPALRLELLGCDLNSCSFPLGLQRQLNDTSFKASSHYSSLLRSWKPNLARLHLEGSANAWRPKNNNPHEWLQVDLGKVRRITGVITQGARSLLTQMMVTEFSVTFSPDGQSWSSVLEENSQREKIFTGNNDPDEEALNVFNPPLFGRFLRIHPRGWINDIALRLEVLGCDTQQGI, encoded by the exons ATGGAGCGGACAGGTGCGATCACTGCGACTCTGGTGCTTCTGCTGCCGCTGATCTGCTGCTCAGGAGGAGAAACTCAGAAATCTGCTGTCAGAGAATATTACATAGCGGCTGTAGAGATCGGCTGGGACTACATCTACCTGGATGAAACTGACCCAGCGCTCGACCAAAG atggaGATCCAAAGGCATTCGTCAAAAATACATCAAGGCAGTTTACAGGGAATATACAGACTCCACATACAGTGTTCCTGTGCCAAGACCAGCTTGGACAG GTATTCAAGGTCCGGTGATCGTTGCCCAGGCGGGTGATAGAGTGGTGGTCCACTTCAAGAACCTGGCCTCTCAGCCCTACAGCATCAGCCCCGTAGGAATCACCTACTGGAAACAGTCAGAAG GAGCCGGTTATGATGACTCCACAGCAGGCCAGGAGAAGGAGGATGATGCCATCTCTCCTGGAGGATATTATGAGTATGTTTGGGACATCAACTATAAAGACAGTCCCACCCCCAGTGACCCCGACTGTCTCACGTACTCATACTCGTCCCAGGTGGATACAGTCCGAGACGTCAACTCAGGACTCATCGGTGCCCTGCTCATCTGTAAACCAA GTGCCTTCATGGATGGGCAGAGGAAATATCCGGCGTTCGTCCTGCTGTTTGCAGTGTTCGATGAGACCAAGAGCTGGTATGGAGAGGTAGGAGAGCGGTTGAGCAGGGAGAAGTTCAAGAGGAGTGACGGCAGGAAGGAATACCACACCATCAATGGATATGTCAACTCTACGCTACCTG gtttgACAGTGTGTCAGGGCCGCCGTCCTGTGTTTTGGCACATGATTGGAGTGGGCACAGCTCCAGAAATCCACTCCATTCAGTTTCAAGATCACTCTTTGCAG gtACTGAGCCATCGTAAAGTTACAGTGGAGGTGACCCCTATGACCTTCATCACTGCGGAAATGAGAGCCACTTCAGCAGGACGCTTCCTCATCAACTGTCAGATAAATTCTCATCATCATG ATGGCATGAACGCATTGTTCAATGTGGAGAAATGCCCTGAGCCCGTCACTCCGCCGGTGCCTGACGTGCGTCAAGTCAAACAAAATTATGATGAAGACTACTATGATGATTTGTTCAATTTTCAACCCAAGAAGCCACAAGTTCAAGCCAGAGCGAGCAGAGGACAGCAGTCCAAAACCTGGGTGCATTACATCGCTGCTGAAGAGGTCACCTGGGACTACGCTCCTCATCTGGAACCCACAGACAG CAATTTGCAGTCCAAATATCTGCCTGCTGCTCCCCATCACCTCGACTACAAGTATAAAAAGGTTGTGTATGCGGAGTACACAGACGGATCTTTTACTCAGAGGAAAAATCCTGACAACACACTGCTGGGTCCAATTCTGAAAGGAAAAGTCAATGATCAGTTGCAT ATCATTTTTAGAAACCTGGCCAGTCATCCTTTCAATATCTTCCCCAATGGACTCACCAAGATCATTCCACTGCAGAAGACCACGAATG CTGCACAGCAGGACTTGCGCTCAATGGGAGTTCCACCGAATGGGACGTTTGGCTACATTTGGTCGCTAACAACAGATGACGGGCCGTTGGAGGAAGATCCTCCATGTCTGACCCAACTGTATCAAAGCACTGTGTCCCTGGAGAAGGACTTGGCCTCTGGTCTGGTGGGCACACTGCTCATCTGCAAGTCTGACACCATCGATGTCAGAGGAAACCTG TTGGGACCAGACAAGAAGTTCAGCCTTGTATTTGCTGTGTTTGATGAGAACAGAAGTTGGTACTTTGACGAAAACATGCAGCAGTCCAACCAAAAGTCCTTCAACATCACTGACCCTGAATTCTATAACTCAAATGTCATTTACA GTGTAAATGGCATCATGTTTAGTCAGCGTCAGTTTGTGATGTGTCAGACTGATGTCCCCTTTTGGCATGTAGCTAACGTGGGGGCCCAAAGTGATTTCCTCTCTGTCTACTTCACCGGAAACCTATTTCAGTACCAAGGCAGTTACCGGTCTGTCCTCACCCTCTTCCCAATGACTGCTGTGACTGTTCCCATGGAGACCGAGCTGATTG GTGAGTGGGAGATCAGTGCTTTTGATGGCAGCCTCAAGAGCCGAGGGATGAGCATCCGTTACACCGTTCGTCCCTGCAACAATGCAGGTCTCCCTTTAGCTGATCATGATGACGACGATGATGATATCTCCGACTATTTTGATAAGTTGGATTTTGGGCCAAGAGGATTCAGACCTCAAAATCGTACAATGTTGGTTCGAGTGTGCAACAATACTCAGTCAGTAAACATTTCTGGTCAAAATGACACTCAAACTGAGGGGACTGGGGAAGCATGTCAGCTGAGGAAAGTTACAGTAACGTCAGCGGAAGAAGGGAAATCTCCGTTAGAGGGAGGAATCCCTCAGGATATCTTGGATGACATCGAGAAAGATGATGAGTTGACAGCTCCTCAGAATCAGACAGAGCCGTTGGAAAACAGAGGCAGCAGACTGAGAAGACAGACTGATGGAAACTGGACAGATGGAGATGTAAGTTCTGGAGCTTTTGAAGATGCAGGAACTACAATAACGTCTGTAGTAGAAGTCACGGAAAATATTACTGACAGTGAGGCTGAAGTGAAGCGGGAGGTAAAGAGTGAAATGCCAAGTAAAGCGAATGCAACTACAGTAGGACTTGAAGAGAGCAACGAGATCTTATTGGGCAGCGAACCACTGCTGAGTGAGGAGTTCTCAACTGTAGAATTAAGCAATTTAGAAGACATGGACCAAAACTTATTACCACAAAACAACGTTAAGATGGAACCTGAGAAACTTACAGATGCTGTGATGGGTCTGAAACCCAACTTCACTGCTGCCAACACCAATACAACAAGGATGGATCTGTCTCTCGAGTATGATGACTACAATCAGGAG ATGAACGGCACATCAGAAATATTCGGCACCAATTCCATTAACCCTCGCTCTGGTGGTGGCCCCCATGGCCATTTTTACTACattgcagcagaggagatcacCTGGGACTATGGCATCAGAAAACCACATCAGCTCATTCAACCCAG AGAGATGCGTCGAGGCATGAGGAAGTTCCTGCCGGAGTACAAGAAGGTGGTGTTTCGAGCCTACGAAGATGAACGCTTCCTAAAACCCGTCAACAGAGGAGAGCTTGAGGAACACCTGGGAATTATGGGACCGTTCATCAGAACCAAGATTGATGATGTGCTCACT GTGATATTTAAGAACAAAGCACAGAGACCTTACTCCTTTCACCTTCACGGAGTCTATGACCGCAGTCAGGGGGCCGGCGTTGCCCAAACCAGTTCTTCCTCTGCCCCACCAGGAGTACCAGGAGAACCTGTACCTCCTGGGGAAGCCCGGACATATAATTGGAAAGTAACCCGAAAGCAAGGACCCACTGACCCCAAATTTGATTGCAAGACCGGAGCTTACTACTCCACTGTGGACAAG GAGAGAGACCTTCACTCCGGTCTGATCGGTCCACTGGTGATCTGTAAGTCTGATACACTCAAAACTAATGGGAAGGCACAGCAAGACCTTCGGGAGTTTTCCCTTCTGTTCCACACCTTTGATGAAACTAAAAGCTGGTACctggaagaaaacctgcagCGATACTGTGCCCCGCCATGCCAGGTCAACACAGAAGACCCCTGGTATCACACCAGCAATAAGTTTGCAG CTATAAACGGTTATGTGGCGGAGACTCTCCCTGGTTTAAGGGTAGCTCAGCGCCAACTTGTCAGGTGGCACCTCCTGAATGTAGGAAGCGACAGAGAGTACCACGCTGTGCACTTCCATGGTTTGCCGTTTACGGTTCACGCTCAACAGGAACATCGTATGGGCGTCTACAGCCTCTTTCCTG GCGTATTTGGCACAGTTGAGATGGAACCCCCCACGGTTGGCACATGGCTGGTGGAGTGCTCAATAGGAGACAACCAGCTGGCTGGTATGAGGGCTAAACTGATGGTCTATAATCCAG GGTGTGTCATGCGACTGGGAATGAAATCAGGGTGGATCGAAGATTCCCAGATCACAGCATCAGATCACATAG ACAGCTGGGAGCCTTCGCTGGCGAGGCTGGATCAGTCCGGTTATATCAATGCCTGGATGGGCAGAAACAGCAAGTCATGGATACAG GTTGACCTTCAGAGGCCCACTCTGCTGCATGGTCTGTTAACACAGGGAGTACGGTCTAAGCTGAGGGACCACTACATCACATTCTTCACAGTGTCCTACAGCCTAGACCAGGAGTCTTGGACCACTTACATTGGAAATAACACCAGGCAAACCAGT CGCTTTCGTGGCAACAGGGACAGCTCCAGGGTGAAAGAAAACCGCTTCTTTCCGCCACTGGTGGCTCGCTACATCAGGATTCATCCATACCAATTTGTGCAGAGGCCTGCTCTACGACTGGAGCTGCTGGGTTGCGACCTCAACA GCTGCTCTTTCCCCCTTGGACTCCAGAGACAGCTCAATGACACCAGTTTTAAGGCCTCCTCACATTATTCGTCTCTGCTGCGTAGCTGGAAGCCGAACCTCGCCCGTCTCCATCTGGAAGGCAGTGCCAACGCTTGGAGGCCAAAG AACAACAACCCCCATGAGTGGCTGCAGGTTGACTTGGGGAAAGTCCGGCGCATCACAGGGGTCATCACCCAAGGAGCTCGATCACTGCTGACCCAAATGATGGTGACCGAGTTCTCAGTCACCTTCAGTCCTGATGGGCAGTCATGGAGCAGTGTGTTAGAGGAGAACTCCCAAAGAGAGAAG ATCTTTACCGGAAACAACGATCCAGATGAGGAAGCCCTCAATGTTTTCAATCCTCCTCTGTTCGGACGCTTCCTCCGAATCCACCCGCGGGGCTGGATCAACGACATCGCCCTGCGGCTGGAGGTGCTCGGATGCGACACTCAGCAGGGAATCTGA